The following are from one region of the Salicibibacter kimchii genome:
- a CDS encoding IclR family transcriptional regulator, with protein sequence MDEAPKGTRTLQRAIDVLNCFHVNETELTLTEISAKINLAKSTTSRLLATLEYNQFVEKNPITMKYQLGRQLYYIGHVAGQSIELRSVADTTMKRLRDQTNETVNLYVLEGEQRVCIHQYASMQSVKHMISIGQKLPLTLGAGGKILLAHQSMEFIEKAIHQQSMIQSKVTLKNELNHIVEERYAQSIDEREVGTSAASSPIFDINGNVIAALSVSGPSSRFKPQDSTNLKTTLIAAAMEISNNLGYPFNPTAKN encoded by the coding sequence ATCGATGAAGCACCAAAAGGAACTCGAACACTACAGAGAGCAATAGATGTTTTAAATTGCTTTCACGTAAATGAAACTGAGTTAACTCTTACAGAAATATCTGCAAAAATTAATTTAGCAAAATCAACAACATCAAGGTTATTGGCAACATTAGAGTATAATCAATTTGTAGAAAAAAACCCGATTACTATGAAATATCAATTAGGAAGACAGCTTTATTATATCGGTCACGTTGCAGGTCAATCGATTGAACTAAGATCAGTAGCTGATACGACCATGAAACGTCTTCGTGATCAAACAAATGAAACTGTTAATCTTTATGTATTAGAGGGAGAACAGAGAGTTTGCATTCATCAATATGCTAGTATGCAATCAGTAAAACATATGATTAGCATAGGTCAGAAGCTACCATTAACTTTAGGGGCTGGCGGGAAAATATTACTTGCTCATCAATCGATGGAATTTATAGAAAAAGCCATCCATCAACAATCCATGATTCAAAGCAAAGTTACTTTAAAAAATGAACTTAACCATATTGTAGAAGAAAGATATGCTCAAAGTATTGATGAAAGAGAAGTTGGTACATCAGCTGCATCGTCACCGATTTTTGATATCAATGGCAATGTAATAGCTGCATTATCCGTTTCTGGTCCTTCTAGCCGTTTCAAACCTCAAGATTCAACTAATTTAAAAACAACCCTTATAGCAGCTGCAATGGAAATTTCCAATAACCTAGGTTACCCTTTTAATCCTACTGCGAAAAATTAA
- a CDS encoding YwgA family protein yields MFAKQYRLLALVDALGKIKGRKKLQKIVHLLEHSGTDFFSKYEYHHYGPYSSDLQMEVNDLYDQGFLDESMENETYCYSITERGKVFKSKLEQKSQNDVRFNFPSEHASNMNEKSSQFLEVVSTYAYLLDTGYQTSDAYDKTNELKPHLKHLLNQAVEYYNYQLLRE; encoded by the coding sequence ATGTTTGCTAAACAATATCGATTACTTGCGTTGGTAGATGCTCTTGGTAAAATCAAGGGTAGAAAAAAACTGCAAAAAATTGTTCACTTGTTAGAGCACTCCGGAACTGACTTCTTCAGTAAATATGAGTATCATCATTACGGTCCCTACTCCTCAGATTTACAGATGGAAGTGAATGATTTATACGACCAAGGTTTTTTAGATGAGTCGATGGAAAATGAAACTTATTGTTATTCTATAACGGAAAGAGGAAAAGTATTTAAATCGAAACTGGAACAAAAATCACAAAATGATGTCAGGTTTAATTTTCCATCTGAGCATGCTTCAAACATGAATGAAAAGAGTTCGCAATTTCTTGAAGTAGTAAGCACCTATGCTTATCTTTTGGACACAGGCTATCAAACGTCTGATGCTTATGACAAAACAAATGAACTAAAACCTCACTTAAAACACTTACTTAATCAGGCTGTGGAGTATTATAACTATCAATTATTAAGAGAATGA
- a CDS encoding DUF5986 family protein, whose product MNLINFEEPNYTEAMVRAFSDNVQPTLYEIQSYHGFSSTFNSRHFAAWDKRFSRLDLLENDFQELEGISAKRGIWGFSMLLDNKRKTLFLFTKEKNLESVRRKFGKDKLHYFHALLLKNRHLDTYVSPSEGDPFQFSLFDEGIERYNDRRRLEAIDIIGDDYDRFDQVVILTLAEENGKATKVEAGIFSSEFRLIQSVDLSDYIKPDFEDASVVGFNDASNPGNKQIPNLKKEYTPKEKQIVSTRKRNAEKDRG is encoded by the coding sequence ATGAATCTGATAAACTTTGAAGAACCGAACTACACAGAAGCAATGGTTCGAGCTTTTTCTGATAATGTTCAACCAACTCTATATGAAATTCAATCCTACCATGGATTCTCATCTACTTTTAATAGCAGACATTTTGCGGCATGGGACAAAAGGTTTTCAAGATTAGATCTGTTAGAAAATGATTTCCAAGAACTCGAAGGCATTTCAGCCAAAAGAGGCATATGGGGATTCTCAATGTTGCTGGATAATAAGAGAAAAACCTTATTTTTGTTTACTAAGGAAAAAAACCTTGAGAGCGTTAGACGTAAATTTGGAAAAGATAAATTGCATTATTTCCACGCCCTTCTTTTAAAAAATCGACACCTTGATACTTATGTCAGCCCTTCAGAAGGTGACCCCTTTCAATTTTCATTATTTGATGAAGGGATTGAAAGATACAACGACAGAAGGAGACTGGAAGCAATTGACATAATTGGGGATGACTACGATAGATTCGATCAAGTAGTGATACTTACCTTGGCTGAGGAAAATGGAAAAGCAACAAAGGTGGAAGCTGGCATATTTTCATCAGAGTTCCGATTGATTCAATCCGTTGATTTAAGTGATTATATTAAGCCAGATTTTGAAGATGCCAGTGTAGTTGGGTTTAACGACGCTTCTAATCCTGGAAATAAACAAATCCCGAATCTGAAAAAGGAATATACACCGAAAGAAAAACAAATTGTTTCAACGCGAAAAAGAAATGCTGAAAAAGATAGGGGCTAA
- a CDS encoding IS5 family transposase — translation MYHHSEHQMLLPDDFFLPFGGKLNPDNRWVVLASMIPWWKVEEAYMDTLKDLTQGNQAYSVRMALGALIIKEKLGTSDRETVEQIVENPYLQYFLGLPAFTETAPFDASSMTHFRKRISREMIDQVNAWIVEDQRSQTDGDDDDDDDDHHNTPSTSAPSDEKEGKEDAPRTHQGKLLIDATCAPADITYPTDLKLLNEAREKLEAMIDALHEPFRGTQKKPRTYRNQARQSYLSIAKQKSPKRKKVRKAIRKQLGYVKRDLNHLKELSRPSGIERLSSKQYRELLVIQELYRQQRQMFETKTNRIDDRIVSIHQPHVRPIVRGKAHMNVEFGAKLSMSLVDGWAFLDNLQWDAYHEAADLPGAVEAYVQRTGVYPKAVLADKIYLTRGNRKYCKERGIRLTGPKLGRPPKQASKEQNQIEKQDAADRNAIEGKFGEGKRTYGLGLIRACLRNTSETVISLQVLVMNLSKDLREHSFFIFFMDLDPGVQYSKGGPTVA, via the coding sequence ATGTACCACCATTCGGAACATCAAATGCTTTTACCCGATGACTTTTTTCTACCATTCGGAGGCAAACTGAACCCAGATAACCGTTGGGTTGTGCTGGCAAGCATGATCCCTTGGTGGAAAGTAGAAGAAGCCTATATGGATACCCTGAAAGACCTGACCCAAGGGAACCAAGCGTATTCGGTCCGAATGGCTCTGGGTGCTTTGATTATCAAGGAAAAACTAGGCACGAGTGATCGCGAAACCGTTGAACAGATCGTCGAGAATCCGTATCTTCAATACTTCCTGGGTCTGCCTGCATTCACGGAAACAGCACCTTTCGACGCTTCATCCATGACGCACTTTCGCAAACGTATTTCCCGTGAGATGATCGATCAAGTCAATGCGTGGATCGTGGAAGACCAGCGATCCCAAACAGATGGTGACGATGACGATGACGATGATGATCACCACAATACGCCATCGACCTCTGCTCCCTCTGATGAAAAAGAGGGGAAGGAAGACGCCCCGAGAACCCATCAAGGGAAACTCTTGATTGATGCTACGTGTGCGCCCGCGGATATCACATACCCAACGGACTTGAAACTTTTGAATGAAGCCCGTGAAAAGTTGGAAGCGATGATTGACGCCTTGCACGAACCATTTCGCGGAACACAGAAGAAGCCACGAACTTATCGGAACCAAGCGCGACAATCATACCTGTCCATTGCTAAGCAGAAAAGTCCGAAACGCAAAAAGGTACGGAAAGCGATTCGAAAGCAGCTGGGTTACGTGAAACGAGATCTCAACCATCTGAAAGAGCTGTCCCGTCCATCCGGCATCGAGCGCCTCAGCAGCAAACAGTACCGTGAACTTCTTGTCATTCAGGAATTGTACCGCCAGCAAAGACAGATGTTTGAAACCAAGACCAACCGAATTGACGACCGGATCGTTAGCATTCATCAACCCCATGTTCGGCCGATTGTTCGTGGAAAAGCGCATATGAACGTGGAGTTCGGCGCCAAGTTGTCCATGAGCCTGGTAGACGGATGGGCGTTTCTCGACAACTTGCAGTGGGATGCGTATCACGAAGCTGCTGATCTCCCAGGTGCGGTGGAAGCCTATGTGCAGCGCACGGGTGTCTATCCCAAAGCTGTTTTGGCGGACAAGATTTATCTCACACGTGGAAACCGAAAGTACTGCAAGGAGCGCGGGATTCGCCTCACGGGTCCCAAGCTGGGGCGCCCGCCCAAACAAGCATCCAAAGAGCAAAATCAGATCGAGAAGCAGGATGCCGCAGACCGAAATGCCATCGAAGGGAAATTCGGTGAAGGCAAGCGCACCTATGGTCTCGGTCTTATTCGAGCATGCCTTCGAAATACCAGTGAAACGGTGATTTCCCTTCAAGTGCTCGTCATGAATCTCTCGAAAGACCTTCGGGAGCATTCTTTTTTTATTTTTTTCATGGATTTGGATCCTGGCGTTCAATATTCAAAAGGCGGTCCCACGGTTGCGTGA
- a CDS encoding helix-turn-helix domain-containing protein: MEKTNFNGNRLREARIYRGYSITDLANKLDISKQMFSKYENNKSAPSFEMLLKLIDILKFPKDYFYESGLEVTTGNTYFKSLLSTTKRDRKMQNDRIKYLTVIRHLLEEYIDFPELDLPNLSIDDTDDIEDVTMKIRSHWNIMEEPIDNMVQLLEENGFVLTALKTDNKAIDAFGSNQDIKGSNYYVIVLGDDKRSFYRRQFTAAHELAHKVLHDPQLNTDDITKEEFKKIEEEANEFASAFLLPRDAFIKDVSMHPVNLNYYKHLKKKWKVSISAMIVRAHRLGVISTNQYSYLQRQISKRNWRTIEPFDDTKYLEEPVALRQAIELLLENGILDGEEFIRKLSKEYGLSLYREEVEMLLGLEEDYLKVEKNNGQVINMTDLRKSLEIPSAIRDSLTQFTSIAEKIEIPNIEIPTMDMPSISTITSSKDLVSDSMTKMIENQQIIANSFSPMPDISLPVQNFALTDFQESLNNLTDFISNTVRGINADLLDNFYNSTEVFRQSAVNARDQINSQGYIDEEDDLQQFVGEYLHDEELGDVTDYIQNNEDASEQLATVLDSFKTYTNDLVKSNKKIEVNQMEIKEDLKRAEERQDKRDFISFSLAIYTVIPDEEVANSIVLFLTFIFTMIFNV, translated from the coding sequence ATGGAGAAAACAAATTTTAATGGCAATAGGTTGAGGGAGGCAAGAATATATAGAGGGTATTCAATAACCGATCTAGCCAACAAATTAGATATAAGCAAACAAATGTTCTCTAAATATGAAAACAACAAATCTGCTCCGTCGTTTGAGATGCTCCTTAAACTTATTGATATACTGAAATTCCCCAAGGATTATTTTTACGAATCAGGTTTAGAAGTAACTACTGGAAACACCTATTTTAAATCTTTACTTTCAACTACAAAAAGAGACAGGAAAATGCAAAACGATCGCATTAAGTACCTGACCGTTATCCGACACCTCCTCGAAGAGTATATTGATTTTCCTGAGTTGGATCTCCCTAATTTATCGATCGATGACACTGATGACATAGAAGACGTTACGATGAAAATCAGAAGTCATTGGAATATCATGGAGGAACCAATTGATAATATGGTTCAGCTACTAGAAGAGAATGGCTTTGTTTTGACTGCATTAAAAACAGATAATAAAGCAATAGATGCTTTTGGGAGCAATCAGGACATAAAAGGTAGTAATTACTATGTAATTGTATTAGGTGACGATAAAAGATCATTTTATCGTAGACAGTTTACAGCAGCTCATGAGTTAGCACATAAAGTTCTACATGATCCTCAATTAAACACTGATGATATCACTAAAGAGGAATTCAAAAAAATTGAAGAAGAAGCGAACGAATTTGCCTCAGCTTTTTTACTTCCAAGAGATGCCTTTATAAAAGATGTTTCCATGCACCCTGTTAATTTGAATTATTATAAGCATCTTAAAAAGAAATGGAAAGTATCAATTAGCGCAATGATAGTAAGGGCTCATAGGTTAGGAGTAATCAGTACTAACCAATATTCTTATCTGCAGAGACAAATCAGCAAAAGAAATTGGAGAACCATAGAACCATTCGATGACACAAAATATCTAGAAGAACCGGTGGCTCTCAGACAAGCAATTGAACTTCTGCTTGAAAATGGGATTCTAGACGGAGAAGAATTTATAAGAAAGCTATCAAAAGAATATGGACTAAGCTTATATCGCGAAGAAGTGGAAATGCTACTAGGTCTCGAAGAGGACTATCTTAAAGTAGAAAAAAACAATGGCCAGGTTATTAATATGACTGATTTAAGAAAATCGCTAGAAATACCATCAGCGATTAGAGATTCATTGACTCAATTTACAAGCATTGCGGAAAAAATTGAAATCCCTAATATAGAAATCCCAACAATGGACATGCCAAGTATTAGTACTATTACAAGTTCAAAGGATTTAGTGTCAGATAGTATGACAAAGATGATAGAAAACCAACAAATAATAGCAAATTCTTTTAGCCCAATGCCGGATATCTCGTTACCCGTTCAAAATTTTGCTCTGACAGATTTTCAAGAAAGCTTAAACAATCTTACCGACTTTATAAGCAACACAGTTAGAGGTATAAATGCTGATTTGTTAGACAACTTTTATAATAGCACTGAAGTTTTTCGTCAGAGTGCAGTGAATGCTCGAGATCAAATAAATAGCCAAGGATATATAGATGAAGAAGACGATTTGCAGCAATTTGTAGGCGAATATCTCCACGATGAGGAACTAGGTGATGTTACTGATTATATACAAAATAATGAGGATGCAAGTGAACAGCTCGCAACAGTTTTAGATAGCTTTAAAACTTATACCAACGATTTAGTTAAAAGTAATAAAAAAATAGAAGTTAATCAAATGGAAATCAAAGAGGATCTAAAAAGGGCGGAGGAAAGGCAAGACAAAAGGGATTTTATATCTTTTTCCCTGGCAATATATACGGTAATACCAGACGAAGAGGTAGCTAATTCGATTGTACTTTTCCTTACATTTATTTTTACAATGATTTTTAACGTTTGA
- a CDS encoding DegT/DnrJ/EryC1/StrS family aminotransferase yields METLGLSRFLGTQAREPALFYQYSEVGYNYRMSNIVAGVGRGQLEVLDRYNRIALMPELEETISNRWLNIDGDSRGSGYYPLGHYRSAGCG; encoded by the coding sequence TTGGAGACACTGGGTCTTTCACGATTTCTAGGCACCCAAGCGCGTGAACCGGCGCTATTTTATCAGTACAGCGAAGTCGGCTACAACTACCGGATGAGCAACATCGTCGCCGGTGTTGGGCGTGGTCAATTGGAGGTGCTCGATCGATACAACCGGATTGCGCTTATGCCGGAACTGGAAGAAACGATATCCAACCGTTGGCTCAATATTGACGGTGACTCCCGAGGAAGCGGGTATTACCCACTTGGACATTATCGAAGCGCTGGATGCGGATAA
- a CDS encoding sigma-70 family RNA polymerase sigma factor yields MSTFQNPSTYPPFEVIYHDYTPLVHRMIRRLHIHSNHEDFLQAGYSGLWYAYRDYDAEKGPFSSYAFMRVRYEMLTMLRKDSNHQERHVYFSSDSPELERLLNLAPEYLVPSDMDALSPYLHHLSPREQLWVIEHAAHDQAPRMIAAKDNVTTETDKGWRKNALRKLRKIMQ; encoded by the coding sequence ATGAGTACCTTTCAAAACCCCTCTACTTACCCTCCGTTTGAAGTCATTTATCACGACTACACCCCGCTCGTTCATCGTATGATCCGTCGACTCCACATTCATAGCAATCACGAAGATTTTTTACAAGCTGGCTATTCAGGCCTTTGGTATGCATACCGGGATTATGATGCAGAGAAAGGGCCCTTCTCTTCGTATGCGTTTATGCGCGTCAGGTACGAAATGCTAACGATGTTAAGAAAAGACAGCAACCATCAAGAACGTCATGTTTATTTTTCGTCAGATTCGCCAGAACTGGAACGATTGCTCAACCTTGCACCGGAGTATCTCGTGCCATCTGACATGGATGCACTCTCCCCCTATCTCCATCACTTAAGCCCTCGTGAACAGCTATGGGTGATTGAACATGCCGCCCACGATCAAGCCCCTCGCATGATCGCCGCCAAAGACAACGTTACCACCGAAACCGATAAAGGCTGGCGAAAAAATGCACTGCGCAAACTAAGAAAAATCATGCAGTAA
- a CDS encoding HD domain-containing protein produces the protein MKVFRDPVHNLISFDKTNEKLFLDLIDTKEFQRLRHIRQLGVSSYTYPGAEHTRLAHSIGVAHLTKRFVERLGQFKGEITQEILEYKDVAIAAALLHDIGHSPFSHALEDVTNVNHEKWTVHIITDPSTEIYAALERYKPDFSKQVADVIQRTHHSSVLVKLLSSQLDTDRIDYLQRDSLMTGAQYGSFDLEWLINTLRIGEVQGTTEVGLDLNKGLSIAEVWHVTICTSMSTFIRPLDVLNV, from the coding sequence ATGAAAGTTTTTCGGGATCCTGTGCATAATTTAATATCATTTGATAAAACAAATGAAAAGTTATTTTTGGATCTTATTGATACGAAAGAATTTCAACGCCTGAGACATATTAGACAATTGGGGGTGAGCTCCTATACGTATCCAGGAGCAGAACATACTCGTCTTGCTCATTCCATTGGTGTGGCTCATTTAACTAAACGTTTTGTCGAAAGGTTAGGACAATTCAAGGGAGAAATAACTCAAGAAATATTGGAATATAAAGATGTGGCTATCGCAGCAGCTCTTCTTCATGATATTGGTCATAGTCCTTTTTCTCACGCTTTAGAAGATGTGACGAACGTAAATCATGAGAAGTGGACTGTCCATATTATAACGGATCCCTCTACAGAAATTTATGCAGCTTTGGAGAGGTATAAACCAGACTTTTCTAAACAGGTTGCAGATGTGATACAACGGACACATCATTCGAGTGTTTTGGTCAAATTATTATCAAGCCAACTAGATACAGACCGAATCGATTATTTGCAGAGAGATTCACTGATGACAGGTGCTCAATATGGGTCATTTGACTTAGAGTGGCTGATTAATACCTTAAGAATTGGTGAAGTTCAAGGTACTACCGAAGTAGGGCTTGACTTAAATAAAGGATTAAGCATTGCAGAGGTATGGCACGTTACTATATGTACAAGCATGTCTACTTTCATAAGACCACTCGATGTGTTGAACGTATGA
- a CDS encoding tripartite tricarboxylate transporter TctB family protein, whose translation MKFLNKYIATILFVLSIVYITTSFLLPSYPHVPVDSDFFPLILGFLLLFLSVILFFTKDSEKYSLYVPKGDLLALLGVAFLIFLYIFLLEILGFLIVTAAFIYICSLFLGYRNHVVSVIVALVFPVSIYFLFTEFLMISLPSGILPF comes from the coding sequence ATGAAGTTTCTTAACAAATATATAGCTACCATACTTTTTGTGTTATCTATTGTATATATAACAACAAGTTTCTTGTTACCATCCTATCCCCATGTTCCAGTTGATTCAGATTTTTTCCCGCTAATACTTGGATTTTTGTTATTGTTTCTTTCTGTTATATTATTCTTCACGAAAGATTCAGAAAAATATTCCTTGTACGTTCCAAAAGGCGACTTACTAGCCCTGTTAGGGGTCGCCTTCCTGATCTTTCTTTATATATTCCTGCTTGAAATATTAGGTTTTCTCATAGTTACAGCGGCATTCATATACATCTGTTCACTGTTTCTGGGCTATAGAAATCACGTGGTAAGTGTAATTGTAGCACTGGTTTTTCCTGTAAGTATATACTTTTTATTTACTGAATTTCTGATGATTTCTCTACCGAGTGGTATTTTGCCCTTTTAG
- a CDS encoding tripartite tricarboxylate transporter permease, which yields MEVFSEIQQGFQAVFSLEGILFILLGVLIGTVIGIMPGLGPITAIAVMIPVTYGLEPYLALFLMAGVYYGAVFGGSSSSILLNAPGSASTVATTFDGYPMAQKGEPGKALAIAAIASFIGGTVAIVLTTLFAPYLAVLATTFGPPEYFALMFLGLSAIATLSEGSMIRAFISAVLGLMIATIGIDSQTGTSRFTYGSENLMGGIDFLVVAMGLFALGEIGFLIVNRKEKSSEQMMTNYNMKLTKTDFKEMSGPASRHSVLGFLIGILPGAGATIGSFLSYLTEKRISKKPHEFGKGSIKGLTAPESANNAASTGSFIPLLSLGIPGSGTTALLLGALLVLGVQPGPTLMENDPQLFWGVIISMYIGNIFLLVINLPLIPYIARVLAIPKPLLISLVITFCFIGIYSVSFNVFDLYMLFAFGVLGYLMKRLAFPAAPFILAFILGGMMETSLRQSLTLSGGDWLVFVQQPISLVMLILAGLLIVTPILVPFIKKIKAK from the coding sequence ATGGAAGTATTTAGTGAAATACAACAAGGTTTTCAGGCTGTATTTAGCTTAGAGGGCATTTTATTTATACTTTTAGGAGTATTAATAGGTACAGTTATTGGTATAATGCCAGGGTTAGGGCCTATAACAGCTATTGCGGTAATGATACCAGTCACATACGGATTAGAACCATATCTAGCCCTTTTTCTTATGGCTGGGGTATATTATGGAGCTGTTTTTGGCGGGTCATCTTCATCAATATTATTAAATGCCCCTGGGTCAGCAAGTACTGTTGCAACAACTTTTGATGGATACCCCATGGCTCAAAAAGGGGAACCAGGGAAAGCACTGGCTATTGCGGCAATAGCGTCGTTCATAGGTGGAACTGTAGCAATTGTGTTAACCACTCTCTTTGCTCCTTATTTGGCTGTTTTAGCTACAACGTTTGGTCCTCCAGAGTATTTTGCTCTAATGTTTCTTGGGCTATCGGCAATTGCTACCCTTTCAGAAGGTTCGATGATTAGGGCATTTATTTCCGCCGTTTTAGGTCTTATGATAGCTACTATTGGGATTGACTCGCAAACAGGTACAAGTCGTTTCACATATGGCAGCGAAAATTTAATGGGTGGAATTGACTTCTTAGTGGTAGCTATGGGCTTATTTGCATTAGGGGAAATAGGTTTTTTAATTGTTAATCGTAAAGAAAAATCAAGTGAGCAAATGATGACAAATTATAATATGAAATTAACTAAAACGGATTTTAAAGAAATGTCTGGTCCGGCGAGTAGGCACTCTGTTTTAGGTTTCTTGATTGGAATTTTGCCTGGGGCAGGGGCTACTATTGGCTCATTTCTATCTTATTTAACTGAGAAAAGAATATCAAAAAAACCCCATGAATTCGGTAAGGGATCAATTAAAGGACTTACAGCACCCGAATCAGCGAATAACGCTGCTTCAACAGGTTCATTTATTCCTTTGCTAAGTTTGGGTATACCTGGTTCTGGTACAACAGCTTTACTCCTAGGAGCATTGTTAGTTTTAGGTGTCCAACCAGGCCCAACATTGATGGAGAATGATCCTCAATTATTTTGGGGTGTCATTATTAGTATGTATATAGGAAATATATTCTTACTAGTTATTAATCTTCCTTTAATACCATATATAGCAAGAGTATTAGCGATCCCGAAGCCATTATTAATTTCACTTGTCATTACATTCTGTTTCATTGGTATCTATTCAGTCAGCTTCAATGTCTTTGATCTTTACATGCTATTCGCCTTTGGCGTTTTAGGCTATTTGATGAAAAGGTTAGCCTTTCCTGCAGCCCCATTTATTCTCGCATTTATTCTTGGGGGGATGATGGAAACAAGTTTGCGTCAAAGTTTAACTTTATCAGGAGGAGATTGGCTAGTCTTTGTGCAACAACCAATATCACTTGTTATGTTAATACTTGCAGGGTTGTTAATTGTGACACCAATATTGGTTCCGTTTATAAAAAAGATTAAAGCAAAATAA
- a CDS encoding tripartite tricarboxylate transporter substrate binding protein — translation MKKLPVISSIALLIFAVGCSNEQSEESASGETDWEPDRNVELLAPSGAGGGWDTQARLIADVIGQEGLMEQNIGVENMEGGTGAVGMNHVATQNDPHNIFVSSATSIPTWLSDDTEYGMEDFTPITNHGADYGVIAVHADAEWDNLDDLFEDMEEDPSSVSVIGGNVPGGFDHIQFMQLVMETDVDVGDVQYAADNDDHGIPAVLSGSADVVTSKTSSGITEQVRGDNLKILAILSEERLEVDEMFEEVPTAVEQGYDVVSPNWRGVHGPGDMTDEEVQYYEEVFRNVAESEEFQEQIQQLGWEDQYMDSEEFASFLEEEEETYREVLEELGL, via the coding sequence ATGAAGAAATTGCCTGTAATCAGTAGTATAGCGTTATTGATTTTTGCGGTGGGGTGTTCAAATGAGCAGTCAGAGGAAAGTGCCTCTGGTGAAACCGATTGGGAACCTGATAGAAATGTAGAGCTACTTGCTCCTTCGGGTGCAGGTGGTGGTTGGGATACACAAGCAAGGTTAATAGCTGATGTTATAGGTCAAGAAGGTTTGATGGAACAAAATATTGGTGTAGAGAACATGGAAGGTGGGACTGGGGCGGTAGGAATGAATCACGTAGCCACCCAAAATGACCCCCATAATATTTTTGTGAGTTCAGCTACCAGTATCCCTACTTGGCTCTCAGATGATACTGAGTATGGTATGGAAGACTTTACACCAATTACTAACCACGGAGCTGACTATGGAGTTATAGCTGTACATGCTGATGCGGAATGGGATAACTTAGATGATCTTTTTGAGGACATGGAAGAAGATCCATCATCTGTATCAGTAATAGGGGGAAATGTCCCCGGGGGATTTGACCATATCCAATTTATGCAGTTAGTGATGGAAACCGATGTAGATGTTGGTGATGTTCAATACGCTGCAGATAACGATGACCATGGCATTCCAGCAGTGTTAAGTGGTAGTGCAGATGTCGTAACTTCAAAAACAAGCAGTGGTATAACGGAACAAGTTAGAGGAGATAATTTAAAAATTTTAGCGATTCTTTCTGAAGAAAGGCTCGAGGTAGATGAAATGTTTGAAGAAGTACCTACAGCAGTTGAGCAAGGATATGATGTTGTTTCGCCAAATTGGCGTGGCGTTCATGGTCCCGGTGACATGACCGATGAAGAAGTTCAATATTATGAAGAAGTATTTAGAAATGTCGCAGAATCAGAGGAATTCCAAGAACAAATACAGCAACTCGGCTGGGAAGATCAATATATGGACAGTGAAGAATTTGCTTCCTTTCTTGAAGAAGAGGAAGAGACTTATCGTGAAGTATTAGAAGAACTGGGTCTGTAA